GCACCGCCGTCTCGATGCGGGAGCGCACCTCGTCGACGTAGGGGGCGGGATCGAACTTGTCGGAGGCCTGCTGCTCGATCAGCAGCTTGGCGAGCTTGAGCTCCGCGTCCTTGACGTCGGTCTTCGGGATCTCGATCTCCCGGATGGATCGCACCTCACCGGCGTAGAGGAGCTGCTGCATGACCAATCCGTCCTCGACCGGGCGGATCATGATGATGTACTGCTTGCCGCGCGCCGCCCAGCGCCCGATGGCGCAGCGGTTCGACTCGCGCAGCGCCTGGGTGAGCAGCGCGTAGGGCTTGGCGCCTCCTTTGTCGGGGGCGAGGTAGTAGGCCTTGTCGAAGTAGACCGGATCGATCGATTCGATCGGCACGAACTCGGTGATGTCGGCGCTGTGCGTCCCCGCCTCCTCCATCGCCTTGAGCTCCTCCGGCGTGAACATGACGTACTGGTCCTTGGCGAACTCGTACCCCTTGACCATCTCGTCCCGCGAGACCGGCACCTCCTCCTTGGCGCAGAAGTACTGCTGCTTGAGCCGCGACCCACACCCCTTGTGCAGCAGGTTGAAGGAGATCGCGTGGCTGGACTCGGTGGCGGAGTAGAGCTTCACCGGGATCGACACGAGCCCGAAGGATACGGTTAAGGACGCGATTGACCGTGGTGCCATGCTTCCCTCCGGTTGTTCAGGTGGCGCGGTTGAGCAGGCGCTCGAGATCCTGTTTGCGGTTCAGGACGTCGCTCCATCGGTCCCCGTTGGCGGCGAGGCGCTCGGCGACGTTGGTGATCCGGAAATCGAGAGGGTGCGCGATAGCCAGCTCCTCCCAGGTCAGCGGCATGGAGACGGGAGCTCCGGGTGCGCCGCGCGGCGAGTAGGCCACGTTCAGCGTCTTGCCGCGGGCGTTCATATTATAGTCGAAGAAAATCTTGCCGGTCCGCCGGGGCACGCTCCATTCCATCGTGATGTCCTTCGGATGCCGCCGCATCAGGTGCCGACCGACGATCTCGCACAGCTCGCGGGCCTTGTCGAAGCCGATGGAGCGGCGAATCGGCACGAAGACGTGCAGCCCGGTCTTGCCCGAGGTCTTCACCACCGGCTCCAGCGACATTCCCTGCAGCAGCTCGCGCAGGTGGAAGGCGACCTCCTTCCCCTTCTCGAAGGCGACGTTATTCAGCTCCGGCTCGTCTCCCGGCGCCTCTTTGCCCGAATAGATGTAGGGGTCGAGATCGAAGACCAGGTAATCGGGGCAATCCAGGATCGATCCCTCCAGCGCCTCGAGCGACGAGGCATAATCGGTCCCCTGCACGACGGCGTCTTCTCCCAGGCAGGCGCGCGAGTGCCAGACGTGGTACTCCAGGGTCCCCGACTGCGCCAGCCAGAGCAGCGTCGGGAAGTTGTTGCACAGCAGGTAGGCGTGCTGCTCCTCTTTGTGGGACGAGAAGACGGTGATCGTCTCGACGAAGGGGGGCCGTTCCTGCTCCCAGTGCTTCTGGAAGAAGCGCTGACCATGGATCCCCTCGGGCATGCGGATCATGGTGAGGGGACGGTCCTTGAGGTGCGGCAGGATGCAAGGCGACACCCGAGCCAGGTAGCGCAGCAGGTCGCGCTTGGTCAGAGCGGGCTGGTGCAGCGCCTCGTTGGCCGGCCAGTAGACCCGGTCCAGGTTGGTGAGCCGGATGCGATGCGGCCCCACCGCCAGGGGAAAGTCCTTGCGGGAGGCATCGAGCTGCGCCACCACCTCCCCGATTTCATCCGAAGGCGCGGCCGATGCGGCGGGTGGCACCGTCGCGCGCGCCGGCCGGGCCTTGCGCAGGTCGCGCGCCGACAGATCGTCGCGCAGCCTCAGGAAGACCGGGGCGCGCAGGTGGCCGTCTTCGGTCCAGCTGTGGAACTTCACCTCGGCCACCAGCTCGGGCTTCACCCAGATTGTCGGATTGGTCAGCTCCGGCTCTTCGGCAAACGGGCAGTCGTCCTGGCGCAGCGGCTCGAGCCTCTCTTTCATCTGCGCCAGCGAGCGCTCGTCGAAGCCCGAGCCCACATGCGAGGCGAATCGCAGCTTCCCTTTTTCCCAGGTCCCGACCAGGATCGCCCCCAGGCTCTCGCGCGAGCCCTTCCCCCGGGTGTAGCCGCCGATGACGAAATCGACGCTCTGGGTCGGCTTGACCTTGAGCCACTGGTCGGAGCGCTTGCCGGGCTGGTAGCGGCTGGAGATGCGCTTGCCGACTACTCCCTCGAAGCCGGCGGCTTGCGCCGCCTCGCTCAGCGCCACGCCGTCCTCCGAGGCATGCACCAGCTGCACGCGCGGCGTGGGGAGCAGGCATTGCGACAGGTAGCGCCGCCGCTCGTGGTAGGGGCGCGAGGTCAGTCCGATGCCGGCGAAATGCAGCAGGTCGAAACAGAAATAGACCACCGGCACGCTCTGCTCGGCCGCCGCCAGGTCGCGCGGCGATTTCACCTGGACCCGGTTCTGCAGCGCGTTGAAGGAAGGCCTGCCGTCAGCGTCGAAGGCCACGATTTCGCCGTCCAGGATCATCCCGGACACTGCCTGAGAGCCCAGCTCTTCCACCAGGCCCGGGAAGCAGGGGACCAGCTCCAGGCCGCGCCGGGAGCGCAGGCTGACTTTCTTACCGTCGATGAAGGCGAGCACGCGGTAGCCGTCCAGCTTCGGCTCCCACATCCAGTCGGGCCGATTGAAGGCCGCTTCGCCGATTTCGGCGTGCATCGGCTCGAGCTTCGCCGGCATCGGCTCGACCTCTCCCGTGGGAACGAGGCGCTCCGCCGGCATGCGCCGCGCCGGCACGACCTTCATCGCCTCCACCGGCGCGCCGCACAGGACCGAGCGGTTCTGTGCGGTGACGTCCCGCGTGGTGACGAAGCGGTCCTTGTGCTTGATCAGCAGCCAGCTCTTCGCCTCCTTGGTGCGCACCAAGGCGAACGATCCCTTCACCTTCTCGCCGCGCAGCAGAAAGCTGAGCTTCCCCTGGTCGATCCCTTCGCGCACCTGCTTCTCCGCCTCCGGCCGGTCGTGGAACCAGGTCTTCTGCCCCTCGTCGGGAGAATATAGGCCGCAATCCCAGACAATCACCTCTCCGGACCCGTATTGACCCGGGGGAATGACCCCTTCGAAGGAAGCGTAGTCATAAGGGTGATCTTCGACGTGGACGGCGAGGCGTTTTTCGGTAGGATCCAGCGACGGTCCCTTGGGGACGGCCCATGATTTCAGGACCCCGTCGCACTCGAGGCGCAGATCGTAGTGCAGCGCCCGGGCTGAATGCTGCTGGATCACGAACATGAGCGGGCCGCTTCCCTTTCCGGTGAGGGCCGGTCCCGGCTCGGGGGTGGCCGTGAAGACCCGCTTGGCGGAGTACTCCCCCAGCGGAGTACCGGTCGGCGCGGGGGCAGGCTTTTTGCTCTTGTCCTTGGGCGGTCGATCGGCCAGGATGCCTCCTTGACCTGGCGGTGTTGCACCTCTTGAGCGATGAGCGAGGGTGCCGAGCGGAGCCGGAAAACGTGCAAATGCTAGCAGGAACCAGCGGCTATTCCTACAAGGAGTGGGTCGGCCACTTCTATCCCGAAAAGCTGCCGGCAGACCAGATGCTGCGCTATTACGCCGGCCGCTTCCCGACGGTCGAGATCAACAACACCTTCTACCGCATGCCGCCCGAATCGCTGCTCGAGCGCTGGGCCGGCGAGGTGCCCGACAGTTTCGCCTTCACACTGAAGGCGCCGCGGCGCATCACCCACATGAAGCAGCTGAACCTGGCCGGTCCTTCCGTCGGGGAGTTCACGAAGCGGGCGGAGATCCTGGGAGACAAGCTCGGGGTGCTGCTGTTCCAGCTGCCTCCTTATATGAAGAAGGACGTGGCGCGGCTGCGCGACCTGCTCGGCGCGCTCCCCCGCGGGCGGCGGGCAGCGCTCGAGTTCCGCCACGATTCCTGGCAGGACGACGAGGTCTACAAGACGCTGGAGGAGCACGGCGCCGCCCTGTGCGTCGCCGACACCGACGAGGGGGACACTCCTTTCGTCCGCACGTCGGAGTTCGCCTACCTGCGGCTACGCCGCAC
The Candidatus Polarisedimenticolia bacterium DNA segment above includes these coding regions:
- a CDS encoding DUF72 domain-containing protein, with amino-acid sequence MLAGTSGYSYKEWVGHFYPEKLPADQMLRYYAGRFPTVEINNTFYRMPPESLLERWAGEVPDSFAFTLKAPRRITHMKQLNLAGPSVGEFTKRAEILGDKLGVLLFQLPPYMKKDVARLRDLLGALPRGRRAALEFRHDSWQDDEVYKTLEEHGAALCVADTDEGDTPFVRTSEFAYLRLRRTHYDEKGLRGWVERLGAEKLERAYVYFKHEDEGLATRFADHLTQLWRAESQAR
- the ligD gene encoding DNA ligase D, whose amino-acid sequence is MLADRPPKDKSKKPAPAPTGTPLGEYSAKRVFTATPEPGPALTGKGSGPLMFVIQQHSARALHYDLRLECDGVLKSWAVPKGPSLDPTEKRLAVHVEDHPYDYASFEGVIPPGQYGSGEVIVWDCGLYSPDEGQKTWFHDRPEAEKQVREGIDQGKLSFLLRGEKVKGSFALVRTKEAKSWLLIKHKDRFVTTRDVTAQNRSVLCGAPVEAMKVVPARRMPAERLVPTGEVEPMPAKLEPMHAEIGEAAFNRPDWMWEPKLDGYRVLAFIDGKKVSLRSRRGLELVPCFPGLVEELGSQAVSGMILDGEIVAFDADGRPSFNALQNRVQVKSPRDLAAAEQSVPVVYFCFDLLHFAGIGLTSRPYHERRRYLSQCLLPTPRVQLVHASEDGVALSEAAQAAGFEGVVGKRISSRYQPGKRSDQWLKVKPTQSVDFVIGGYTRGKGSRESLGAILVGTWEKGKLRFASHVGSGFDERSLAQMKERLEPLRQDDCPFAEEPELTNPTIWVKPELVAEVKFHSWTEDGHLRAPVFLRLRDDLSARDLRKARPARATVPPAASAAPSDEIGEVVAQLDASRKDFPLAVGPHRIRLTNLDRVYWPANEALHQPALTKRDLLRYLARVSPCILPHLKDRPLTMIRMPEGIHGQRFFQKHWEQERPPFVETITVFSSHKEEQHAYLLCNNFPTLLWLAQSGTLEYHVWHSRACLGEDAVVQGTDYASSLEALEGSILDCPDYLVFDLDPYIYSGKEAPGDEPELNNVAFEKGKEVAFHLRELLQGMSLEPVVKTSGKTGLHVFVPIRRSIGFDKARELCEIVGRHLMRRHPKDITMEWSVPRRTGKIFFDYNMNARGKTLNVAYSPRGAPGAPVSMPLTWEELAIAHPLDFRITNVAERLAANGDRWSDVLNRKQDLERLLNRAT
- a CDS encoding Ku protein, which codes for MAPRSIASLTVSFGLVSIPVKLYSATESSHAISFNLLHKGCGSRLKQQYFCAKEEVPVSRDEMVKGYEFAKDQYVMFTPEELKAMEEAGTHSADITEFVPIESIDPVYFDKAYYLAPDKGGAKPYALLTQALRESNRCAIGRWAARGKQYIIMIRPVEDGLVMQQLLYAGEVRSIREIEIPKTDVKDAELKLAKLLIEQQASDKFDPAPYVDEVRSRIETAVQQKVEGQEITMAEVPEGGGQVIDLMEALRASLERKAPTKAQEPAEAAEGRKPPRRAREAAGAATKKSAKK